A region from the Rhinoderma darwinii isolate aRhiDar2 chromosome 2, aRhiDar2.hap1, whole genome shotgun sequence genome encodes:
- the CREBZF gene encoding CREB/ATF bZIP transcription factor has protein sequence MRHRQRERPKAAAGNARSRRKERRSRAAAPKETTTPGDCSAPCEGALLSELNELLSVEEAAAWWKEDEHPEDPSLTDLLQQLVEADDYTGARHNGLAVQRPNCLDEASASVMNVSAVDVPDELHLMAARGGVAGNKNAVAARLNRLRKKEYVSGLECKVARLSNENTRLERERRTLGIRVRELESETRYLRAVLANDSALSQLLSRLTGLGGVKLSTSLFRDPSVKPDDHDYALPGLVTTVDQEEEEEAATAAPSGGVCLHVDKEKVSVEFCQACARSAASSVKIFSFR, from the exons ATGAGGCACCGGCAGAGAGAGCGTCCTAAAGCCGCGGCCGGTAATGCTCGCAGCAGAAGGAAGGAGAGAAGGAGTCGTGCAGCGGCCCCCAAAGAGACGACTACACCCGGAGACTGCAGTGCGCCTTGCGAGGGCGCTCTACTGTCAGAGCTAAACGAGCTGCTCTCTGTGGAGGAGGCCGCGGCATGGTGGAAGGAGGACGAGCACCCCGAAGACCCTTCCCTCACCGACCTCTTACAGCAACTAGTCGAGGCTGACGACTATACCGGCGCTCGACACAATGGACTGGCAGTGCAGCGGCCTAATTGCCTAGATGAAGCCTCGGCCTCCGTTATGAACGTATCTGCGGTCGACGTCCCTGACGAGCTACACCTGATGGCCGCTAGGGGGGGCGTAGCAGGCAATAAGAACGCAGTGGCAGCCCGCCTGAACCGCCTCCGCAAAAAAGAATATGTCAGCGGCCTAGAGTGTAAGGTCGCCCGGCTCTCTAATGAGAACACACGTCTGGAACGGGAGCGGAGGACCCTAGGAATACGCGTCCGTGAGCTGGAGTCAGAGACCCGCTACCTGAGAGCCGTGCTAGCCAATGACAGCGCGTTGTCTCAGCTCCTGAGCAGACTGACGGGACTGGGCGGAGTCAAGTTGTCTACGTCACTTTTTCGCGACCCTTCTGTGAAGCCTGATGACCACGACTACGCGCTGCCAGGACTTGTCACTACAGTAGaccaggaggaagaagaagaagcagcAACAGCAGCGCCCTCTGGTGGAGTGTGCCTACATGTGGACAAGGAGAAGGTGTCAGTGGAGTTCTGCCAGGCCTGTGCCAGGAGCGCGGCGTCTTCAGTCAAAAT TTTTTCTTTTAGGTGA
- the TMEM126A gene encoding transmembrane protein 126A: protein MELVKRPESELTKLLRVRFKQLPAIDQAFFKHGSVLIGLSASILGLQCNRVFRQTMKVRRGVLLSSLIVSSFPLIQTTFLYQVAIPNAIMAGKMKCSLCNTLRGTCIGLVVGGLGSASLAALVSTVYFLKYDKRPLPNAVFRFCINLYRPAAMRLKYFFLLQTVLCMAVSARYYTVYEKMLMMPPPPPQEEEPKK, encoded by the exons ATGGAACTTGTAAAGCGCCCTGAGAGCGAGTTGACGAAGCTCCTACGAGTGAGATTCAAACAACTTCCTGCAATTGATCA GGCttttttcaagcatggaagcgtgtTGATTGGATTAAGTGCATCGATTCTTGGACTGCAGTGTAACAGGGTATTCCGACAAACAATGAAGGTCAGACGGGGCGTCCTGTTATCTTCCCTCATCGTAAGCAGCTTCCCACTGATCCAGACCACCTTCCTGTATCAGGTTGCTATACCCAATGCCATCATGGCTG GTAAGATGAAGTGTTCGCTATGTAACACACTGCGTGGTACCTGTATCGGACTTGTTGTGGGAGGTCTGGGTTCAGCATCTTTGGCTGCATTAGTCAGCACGGTATACTTTCTCAA ATATGACAAGAGGCCATTGCCGAATGCCGTTTTCCGCTTCTGCATCAACCTGTACAGACCGGCAGCCATGAGGCTGAAGTATTTCTTCCTTCTTCAAACCGTTTTGTGCATGGCGGTCAGCGCTCGATATTACACCGTATATGAGAAGATGCTGATGATGCCTCCTCCGCCGCCGCAGGAAGAGGAGCCCAAGAAATAA